A stretch of DNA from Bombus huntii isolate Logan2020A chromosome 15, iyBomHunt1.1, whole genome shotgun sequence:
TAgatcatatataataataaattcttaataatagaaatataaacatACTCTTAAGGTTTTATCCCAAGAACCAGTCATAAGACATGAATATGTGGTTGCTTTAATCCAATGACAAGTTTTAATAGGTGCATCGTGTTGTGCTACTTGAATACTCTGATTGGAAGCTAAATCCCAACATTTTGCTGTTTTGTCGCAACCTGCCATGAATACTTTCGTTCCATCCTGTTTCAAAGGGAATGAACTTTGAATTGAATAACCATTAATCATTAGAAAACATTAATCTTTAAAGATATCATAAActtaaaaaagttaaatttaatataaaaaatttaataaacttACATCACTCCAACAAACATCAAGAACTGGAGCAGCCATGGATTGCATTGATTTAGGAACAGTTTTACCAGATTGCTCGACTTCCCAACAGCGAACGTTGCAATCCCAAGAGCCAGCAACGAGGAAATTTTGTGGAATACAAGCAGGACTAAATGCGAGACTGGAGACAGAATCATCAGGTGGGGAGACAACCTCATAATCCTGCATTGGGTTAGAAGTAGTCGATGTGCCAGTTTGTAGTCCTCCGCTTTGATTAAACATCTTTAATCTACTTTACACTGCCAATTGTTATTTACCGcagaataatatattatatgttaattataacaatatattgtataacaaaTTATAGACGATAAACAGGAAAGTACTCTCACGTATGTTATTTATCCGATAAGCAATACAAAAAATAATGCCATGATTTAAGAAATACATAGAACGAATACTCGACGTAAATTTTGAGACCAAAGAATTAGAAATAACAAGAATAGATGGCGAAGTGAATTATACAGGGAGGTAGCAAAAAAAAATGTTCCCAATTATGGTGGTTCACGAAAGTATTGGAATGTTCGAATTCATAAATCTTCTTATGaacatgaaatgtaaataacaattattagactgcggatatttacacaaatctatatttttacaaacatAATTAGAGAAATAAGATCTagacaaaaatttgttttacgcactaatattataaagaatacTGTATTTTGagtatttcatatatttttgtatattccctgcatttttctattttaattttctataaatgcataaaaatcggcagtctaataataaatttcataaaaattccaatatCTAGAAACATATCTAGAAATTTGCACATACTGTAATTTAAATCCGGTAATTTCCGGGGATATCGAGTATCTCACCATAATTGTGACAATTATGTAGTATttcaaaagtatttaaaaaaatgcttGTGGTATCACTTATTCATACAGTAGCCGAGgtttaagaaatatattaaactatGGAGGAAGTCCTTTTAGAATGCTTTAAGAATAATCGAAAATATCACTTTATTTCCAATTCAAGTTACtgttaatataaatatatacatgcaTCATAATGGTATTAATGATCCAAAATCCAGAGAGCAGCAAAGCTTGACAAATACTGTAGATGAAGAGCAATTAAACACTTAAGAAGGAAGATTGTATGGATTCTATACATTTATGAGCTTAAGAAACAATAATTATCTTCATGATGctacatttatatattaattttttaataataataaattataaacataaataagaaaagaataaataaatggtGATGATGATTCTaaacattattttttgttcattacaataatatattacatactTATTTAGTTGATAAGATAATAGTATTAATCATACCAATGGACCCAAATTTATCTAATTGTTGGTCctcaataataaaaaatggaataaatttcaaaattataaataagtaatgtTTATTGTGTACTTGTGTCACCACATCTACATAGTATTTACACTTATTACAAttatgataatatttattatcattttcaatgtatatacatacagaaTGCTTTTGGGatcttttttctaattttgttaCACTATTTTTGTAACTTCTTTCCCAGCCCTCCTTATGGCATTTAGTATAATCTCATAAAAAATTGatctataattttcaaaatcatgAAGATCAATTAATTTGCTTCTCCATTATTTGAAAAGTATCTGGGTTTAAGATGACTCAACCATCAAAGTGTGGGAGTTAAATGtacacatattaaataaatttatctccTGCTTTCTTTCAATGTTATATTgcgtataaaattttaatggaATCATTCAATGAAAGCTTACAATAAATTAATGAATATGAAACTATATTCCATTTGATTTCTGAGTAAATGTTTCATCATTCTTTAATATCGTCATAATACTATTTATAATTctcttttaaatttatatattatctcTATTAAATTAGAGTTACaatcatataaatatttatgacataaaaaaataatttgtatctcgtatgaaaaataaatattttccacaaaaagaattttatctACCAACATATTCCACAGCGTAATAATCACAAACGACTAAAGTTTCATAATCTATGTAACGTTCTTCATGGCCGTGTACGCCTATATAACATATTTGATGATTCGGCTGTATTTTTCCTATGTGATATACACCTTCGTGTAACACTCTGCCTATAAAAAGAGCGTGGCCGTCTTCGGTTTCACCGGCAGGAAGAGCGTACAAAGGAACACTTCCTTCCCATGATTTTACCCAATTCACATCTTTGCCgcataatatttgaaaatcttttttatcgtGAGAGGCTCCACCCCATGGGATTGTACATACATTATTTCTGATACCACCAGGTGTGATCGAATCTCTGTGATGAACACGGCCTATATACAAACCATCTTCTGAGGCCATTACAGCATTTTGTGGAAGACCATCTGACTCGTTACAATCTACCCAACAGTAGCAAGTGTCTACCAATTGTTGCCTAACAACTAGAGATGTACATGGTGATTCTAAAATGGATATATAGAAATGTCtaataatgtttaataatAGTAATGCTTAATAACATgtttattaatttgaaatgttatttgattaatttgtAAGAGATACCTTCTATCAAAAATTCACCAGTTGCACCCCACGCTGTGCTAACCcctatataatttataacaaacgGATTTCTGTCTTTGTATGCTAGAAAAACATCACCATTTTGTCGACCAATCTTTAAAGTTCCATCACAACACCATCTAAGAATTAAATTGTTGTTTCCTTTCGGGTTTGATTAAagtgatatttttatataagaGTAGTTTTAGTTTCTTACTGAATCCAAATATTGAACATATACTGAGCATTTAATATGTTTCTTGTTTCTGCTTCTGCCACATCTTGTTCTTGGTTATTCCTTTTTATGGCTGACATTGTGTTTCTCCATCCTCCAATAATAATCTAtcaatatagaatatatttatatttatgttatgTGCAAGTGTTtggtaaatattatatttatttttagcaAGATATAGACATACCTCATACACATTTGAGTCTCCACCCAAATGTGTACGTAAGGAAATTCTTGCATCGTGAGCAGCTTGCATACTCAGCCTTAGGCGAGATTTTGTGATGGGaaaataacgatattctatgcTATCAGGTGTAATAATCCTAactgaaaaaatattaattttttaatatatttggactatgttatttaaaatattattacattactttgTAGTATCAAAAGAAGcacaatttttttatacaatttatacaatGACTCATATTAATATGTAGATATAACAATGTTTGAAGAATTGTTGctctatatatttatttatgatagTATTATTGAACTGATTGTTTTTTGTATACTAAAACATTTATATTCCAGTTAGTAGAAACATAAAATTGGTTTATTTAATGCATAGTTTTTTACATAGTagacaataaaataattaatgataaaatttagaattgtaaaaatttcgGATAATAGCacgttaaataaaatttatatatttatacatatattgtagATGTGTATATGTTTCATATAAAGTTCATGTAACTTACACATTGTTCAACTGTTTGTGCGATTTTATAGATCgctattatttaatttatcagtttataaaataaatgttatagtATACAAAAAAGCAAATAGTTCTATAACTACTGTAAACGAATATATAAAGCAATAATTTCCCAAAAAATCGTGATGTTTCAATATCaataaaaatcattatatatattatttaaccTATTGtgcttaaatattttgtaataaaaaagtATGTTATACCAAATTTACGTGCTGACATTTCTGATCTTGCTAATACGTGTACTCACTAAAAGTCATGGTTGTTGGTTCGACTTTAAAACAACTTTTTATTATCAGCTGATAACGCAATTGACAAAGCAATTACAGTTAACGATAGCAAGGTAGAAATATACGATCGAATTTGGATTCTCCCAATTGATGGTGATGGTTATGTTTTCTGTATAATCTCATCGCAAAGAGTGCAATTTGTCACATTGCAATCAAAGTTATCTACATAAGTAAGATACTAAGTATAGATGCGTTGCATAGGATCGAACTTCTCTTTAATTGGCACTTTCCCAGGATATTGAGCGCATGCGCGGCATatag
This window harbors:
- the LOC126873665 gene encoding uncharacterized protein LOC126873665 isoform X1 — encoded protein: MSARKFVRIITPDSIEYRYFPITKSRLRLSMQAAHDARISLRTHLGGDSNVYEIIIGGWRNTMSAIKRNNQEQDVAEAETRNILNAQYMFNIWIQWCCDGTLKIGRQNGDVFLAYKDRNPFVINYIGVSTAWGATGEFLIEESPCTSLVVRQQLVDTCYCWVDCNESDGLPQNAVMASEDGLYIGRVHHRDSITPGGIRNNVCTIPWGGASHDKKDFQILCGKDVNWVKSWEGSVPLYALPAGETEDGHALFIGRVLHEGVYHIGKIQPNHQICYIGVHGHEERYIDYETLVVCDYYAVEYVGR
- the LOC126873665 gene encoding uncharacterized protein LOC126873665 isoform X2 gives rise to the protein MTFIRIITPDSIEYRYFPITKSRLRLSMQAAHDARISLRTHLGGDSNVYEIIIGGWRNTMSAIKRNNQEQDVAEAETRNILNAQYMFNIWIQWCCDGTLKIGRQNGDVFLAYKDRNPFVINYIGVSTAWGATGEFLIEESPCTSLVVRQQLVDTCYCWVDCNESDGLPQNAVMASEDGLYIGRVHHRDSITPGGIRNNVCTIPWGGASHDKKDFQILCGKDVNWVKSWEGSVPLYALPAGETEDGHALFIGRVLHEGVYHIGKIQPNHQICYIGVHGHEERYIDYETLVVCDYYAVEYVGR